The sequence catgggaaacatgtttttacagatggctccaaatcggctgcaggagttggaagtgcagctgtggtgggggatattgttattagaaggaaactcccatcctcttgttcaatttttactgctgagctgtacgcaataattctcgcagtccaacatatttttaaaaatggcaaccaaaatagtttttatacaatttttacggattccaatagtgttttactctcattaaaacaaattatgccaggccatcatctagtacaagaggtgcaggactggttagtacttctgcagtctaggaagagtatcagtgttcacttctgttgggtccctgcccatgttggggtggatgggaatgaacaagtagataaggcagcaaaggaagcttcagggctaagtaatccatcccccttgagtattccttacaaagatcttaaaagtgagattcatctttactgtaaaaataagtggcaagctcgatggtctgaactgaccaccaatacaaaattgaaacaaatccacccattggtggataaatggtcatcttgtaattctacaagtagaatggataccattattttaactaggctgcgtattggccatacacatgcaacgcacaattatttaatgaagagtggggaagggagacaggcccctcttgtaatacctgtcaagtgacaatggatgttaaacatattttagtcgattgtcctgtttttaatcttgaGAGGAGGACACAttcactccaggacaaacctttaagagatatactgggggaaaactgtaataccctgaacttgagaaaatttatacaaagtattgggttatattatgagctataattgattttattaatttatttatttattttacccttttaatccctatttatttcacatctagattttattgtatgaaagtgttacgatttgtattaaaggttaaaatgatactaaatggtgtgagtgtacagatatgattgaatgattttcattatatagcgctgaatggcctttgatgccccagtgcttggcttaatgcctaaatcctatattcaattcaattcaaccatTACGTGATTTTCTTCTTCCTATTTAGAGTAGCTGGAAGTGGTGGGGCGGTAGTTACTGGTGATTGTAGTGGCAATGGTCCAGAAACTGACAAAGGTGCATTTTTGTTTACAGCGGTAGATGGTAATGACGTGATGCCAGTACTCCTGGGTGGGGGTGGCTCTGGAGGCGAAGGAAGGGGAGAGCTGCTGGATGTAACGTTCTTGGTTGATGAAGGAGGTGGTGGAGGTGGAGATTTTGGAGCCTCTCTGAGCATAGACTTTGGCCTTTTGAGCCGAGGAAGGGTTTGGTTTTGGTTGGTGCGTAACGGAGGTGGCGCGGTTGGTATAGTTTTGACGTCTGATGCATCTCCAGTGCTTCTCCTGTCATTGGAATTGATGAATAGCGAGGAATCTGCATAGAAAAAGATGTTGTCATACTTAAGATTgaagtgtgtataaatatgtggaATATTATATACTCTAAAACGGGTTCTCAACTAGTGGGGAATTGGGACCACAGGTTCGAAAACTCAGACCATTATGGTGTTGATACTGTATAGCCTTTTAGCTCCACAGGGATGagtcccagagaaaaaaaaaatttcatgtattaGATGCATATTATTTTGAATGCATTTTTTTAAGGAAGATAATCTTGGAATTGAGGGAGAATGACCTTCTGACATATAGTGAAAGGGGTAAATGAGGCAAACAAGGATGagtaatggctgctaataactttGAATGGAAAAGCTATGGACAGCACCTATCCAAGCCTCTCATCCCTGGTAAGGTTGAGTTCAACTATGAATGCAATTAAGAAATGGTGGTGGTTCATACTCCTGACCCACAGGTTGCAAGACTCCAATGTCTCCCACTGAGCTATTACAACAGAAAATTGCTTAATGGTACCGCGgggacataaaaacaattagaatagcgccaacgtatccctgcgtgtcgtaagaggcgactaaaagggacgggtctagggggctgggaaccccctatcctgcatttacaatcctgtgagacgtcatcaaagaggtggagctggggggagagtgactgctccccgcactctagttttggggtgtttgaatgtgcgtggatgtagtatgatagagagtaaaagatgtgagattggaagtatgtttagggatAGAAGgatgtgtgagacaaagataaaagggaagggtgaagtgatgtttggtgaaatgtctggtagaatgtctgggtgataagttctagctttttcaaaaagaaagataaaaacaagtatgcatgagtaagagtggcaaatggaagagtggtagaaagggcattaatgaattatgtgttgataactaaaagaatgtttggaagattgaaagacgtgcacgtgtttaggggtatggctaacggtatgtctgataattctttggtggaaggaaaattggttgtagcaaaagagttggggaatagagtaggtggatgtaaaagggagctagtgaaggttgaagagctaataaaaccaggggtaaaaagtaaatatcaagaaaggttgaaaatggcatatgtcaaagtgaaagtaagagaaactggtaatttagaggagttgaagttaataaaagaaaattttgttgggattgcaagtgatgtgtgtggcaagaagtttgttggaggcagcatgaggaagggcagtgaatggtggaatgaaggagtgaaggtaaaagtggaagagaaaaagagggctttcgaagaatggctgcagagtaatagtgtagagaagtatgaaaaatatagagagaaaaatgtggaagtaaagtgcaaggtaagtcaGGCAAAGAggtcagctgacctgaggtggggtcagggattgggtcgttcatatgaagagaataagaagtgaagagagtaaggaaggctggctcaagaattgaagagagtaagaaaggctgggtcaagaattgaagagagtaagaaaggctggctcaagaattgaagagacagtgaaagatggaaatggaaggttgttaaaaggagaggaggcaaggaaaaggtgggcggaatattttgaaagtttactgaatagggaggcagatataattgctgttgtaggtgttgaggtgccagtgatgggagatgagaatgagagagagattacaagagaggaattgaggagagcactagatgaaacgagagaaggaaaagcatctggtatggatggtgtgagagctgagatgttgaagggagggggtatgactgtacttgaatggttggtgagattgtttaatatgtgttttgtgttgttaatggtaccagtagattgggtttgtgcatgtattgtaccactatataagggtaagggagatgtgcatgagtgttgtaattcaaggggtattagtttgttgagtgtagttagaaaagtgtatggtagagtactgattaataggattaaggataaaacagaatgcaatcttagaagtacatggtggttttagaagaggtaggggttgtattaatcagatttttacagttataatatttagcaaaaggtaaggaggtgtatgttgcatttatggatctggagaaagcgtatgatagagttgatagggaagcaatgtggaatgtgatgaggttatatggagttggtggaaggttgttgcaagcagtaaaaagtttctacaaaggtagtaaagcatgtgttaggataggaaatgaagtgagcgattggtttccggtgagagtggggttgagacagggatgtgtaatgtcgccgtggttgtttaacttgtatgttgatgaagtggtgagtgaggtgaatgctcgagtgcttggacgaggattgaaacaggtagacaagaatgaccatgaatgggaggtaaatcaattgttgtttgcggatgatactgtactggttgcagacgcggaagagaagcttggccgattagtgacagaacttggaagggtgtgtgagagaaggaagttgagagttaatgtgagtaagagtaaggttatgagatgttcgaaaagggaaggtggtgcaaggttgaatgtcatgttgaatggagagttacttgaggaggtggatcagtttaagtacttggggtctgttgttgcagcaaatggtggagtggaagcagatgtacgtcagagagtgaatgaaggatgcaaagtgttgggggcagttacgggagtagtaaaaaatagagggttgggcatgaatgtaaagagagttctatatgagaaagtgattgtaccaactgtgatgtatggatcggagttgtggggattgaaagtgacggagagacagaaattgaatgtgtttgagatgaggtgtctaaggagtatggctggtgtatctcgagtagatagggttaggaacgaagtagtgagggtgagaacgggtttaagaaatgagttagcagctagagtggatatgaatgtgttgaggtggtttggccatgttgagatagtagaaaatggctgtctgctaaagaaggtgatgaatgcaagagttgatgggagaagtacaagagtaaggccaaggtttgggtggatggatggagtgaagaaagttctgggtgataggtggatagatgtgagagaggcaagacagcgagctagaaataggaatgaatggcgagcgattgtgacgcagttccggtaggccctgctgcttcctccggtgccttagatgaccgcggggcTAGCAGCAGTTGTGGATTCAGCGTtgtgaagcttcatatgtggtggatagcgggggaggatcggctgtggcaccctggcagtactagccgaactcggttgagtcccttgtcaggctgggaggaacgaagagaggagaggtcccctttttttgtttcatttatttgatgtcagctaccccccaaagttgggggaagtgccttggtatatgtgatcTTTTATAGCGTCGTGTCATAGCAATATCCTGGCTATACTTACTGTCACCTTTATAGTGTCCTGTCATGGCAATATCCATGGCTATACTTATTGTCACCTTTAAAGTTGAGATACTATCGTTAGAGAGTTATTTGGgttttttgattggccagacagtactacattggatccttttctctggttacggtttttttcctttgcctacacacattgaatagtcaggcttgttctttacatattctcctctgtcttcatacacctgacatcactgagattaccaaacaattcttcgcccgaggagttactgcactgtaattgttcagtggccactttcctcttggtaagtagttcttctaggagaaggacactccaaaatcaaaccattgttctctagtcttgggtagtgccctaacatctgtaccatgtccttccactgtctttagttagagtactcttgcttgaggatacactcgggcacactattctatctcattttttatagttcaggtaaaaaaaaattatttcgacgttgttgctgttcataaaatattctataatagtcccattgtattttattttgaatttttgcacattcataattcgaagaatagtcccattgtattttattttgaatttatgcatattgatgatcggaagaatagtcccattgtattttattttgaatttttgcatAGTGATAATCGGAAAAATAatcctattgtattttattttgaatttgtgcatagtgataatcggaagaatagtaccattgtattttatttacaatttaagcatattcataataggaagaatagtcccattgtattttatttagaATTGAAGCATATTCATAATAGGAAGAAAAGTCCCATtgtattttaatttgaattttttcatattcataattcgaagaatagtcccattgtattttattttgaatttatgcttaTTCATAAttcgaagaatagtcccattgtattttatttttaatttatagccTACATggtgataatcggaagaatagtcctattgtattttattgtgaattttagcatattcataatcggaagaatagttccattgtattttatttagaatttctGCATAGTCATAAtgggaagaatagtcccattgtattttattttgaatttaagcatATTCATAATTGGAataatagtcccattgtattttattttgaatttaagcatATTCATAATCAGAAGAATATtcccattatattttatttttaatttttgcatattcataatcggaagaatagtcccaatgTATTTCATTTAGAATTTATGCATGTTCATAATTCGAAGAATattcccattgtattttattttgaatttttgcatagtgataatcggaagaatagtcccattgtattttattttgaatttatgcatagtgataatcggaagaaaagtcccattgtattttatttttaatttatgcatagtgataatcggaagaatagtcccattgtattttatttagaatttatgcataatgataatcggaagaatagtcccattgtattttatttcgaCTTTTtgcatagtgataatcggaagaatagtcccattgtattttattttgaatttatgcatattgatGATCAGAAGAATAGTcgcattgtattttatttttaatttatgcatagtgataatcggaagaatagccccattgtattttatttttgattaatgCATATTGatgatcggaagaatagtcccattgtattttatttcgaatttatgcatagtgataaaCGGAAgattagtcccattgtattttattttgaatttaagtaTATTCATAattggaagaatagtcccattgtattttatttttaatttaagcaTATTCATattcggaagaatagtcccattgtattttatttttaatttaagcaTATTCATattcggaagaatagtcccattgtattttattttgactttatgcatagtgataatcggaagaatagtcccattgtattttattttgaatttatgcatattgatGATCAGAAGAAGAGTcgcattgtattttattttgaaattatgcatagtaataatcggaagaatagtcccattttattttattttgaatttatgcatagtgatgattggaagaatagtcccattgtattttatttagaatttaagcatattcataatcggaagaatagtcccattgtattttattttgaatttatgcatagtgataatcggaagaatagtcccattgtattttattttgaatttaagcatattcataatcggaagaatagtcttattgtattttattttgaatttatgcatagtgatagtcggaagaatagtcccattgtattttattttgaatttatgcatagtgataatcggaagaatagtcccattgtatttttgAATTTTtgcatagtgataatcggaagaatagtcccattgtattttattttgaatttatgcatattcatcatcggaagaatagtcccattgtattttattttgaatttatgcatattcataatttgaagaatagtcccattgtattctattttgaatttatgcatagtgataatcggaagaatagtcccattgtattttatttttaatttaagcaTATTTATAACCGGAAGAAtaatcccattgtattttattttgaatttatgcgtATTCATAATTCGAAGAATTGTCCCATtgtgttttattttgaatttaagcatATTGATGATCGGAAAAATagttctattgtattttattttgaatttatgcatagtgataatcggaagaatagtcccattgtattttattttgaatttaagcatATTCATAATCAGAAGAATAGtctcattgtattttattttgaatttatgcatagtgataatcggaagaatagtcccattgtattttttcttgaatttaagcatattcataatcggaagaatagtcccattgtattttattttgaatttaagcatATTCTTAAttcgaagaatagtcccattgtattttattttgaatttatgcatattgatGATCGTaaaaatagtcccattgtattttattttgaatttaagcatATTCATAATCGAAAGAAGAGTCACATtgtattttatttagaatttaagcATATTCATGATCGGAAGAATAGTcgcattgtattttattttgaatatatgcatattcataatcaGAAGAATagtttcattgtattttattttgaatttatgcatagtgataatcggaagaatagtcccattgtattttattttgaatttaagcatattcataatcagaagaatagtcccattatattttattttgaatttttgcatagtgataatcggaagaatagtcccattgtattttattttaaatttatgcatattcataattcaaagaatagtcccattgtattttattttgaatttaagcatATTGATGATCAGAAGAATAGTCCTATTGTAttttttgaatttatgcatagtgatgataggaagaatagtcccattgtattttatttttaatttatgcatattcataatcggaagaatagtcttattgtattttattttggatTTAAGCATATTCATATAATTGGAAGAATAGT comes from Palaemon carinicauda isolate YSFRI2023 chromosome 19, ASM3689809v2, whole genome shotgun sequence and encodes:
- the LOC137658666 gene encoding uncharacterized protein; the encoded protein is MDIAMTGHYKGDNSSLFINSNDRRSTGDASDVKTIPTAPPPLRTNQNQTLPRLKRPKSMLREAPKSPPPPPPSSTKNVTSSSSPLPSPPEPPPPRSTGITSLPSTAVNKNAPLSVSGPLPLQSPVTTAPPLPATLNRKKKITKDMIGVPTNFQHVCHIGFDPEVTLDDKMLKDMMNEPIMRPNASRHLPAPPPPPPPDNKGLTSLPVSQALPP